The stretch of DNA GATGGTCAGGCGGCCGTCGGACATCTCCTCGACCAGCTTGGCGAGGCGCTCGGGCCCCTGGCCCACGCCCGGGAAGTTCTTCGGCCAGGAGGTGACCATCTTCCACTCGAAGGTCTCCTGTGCCTGGGCGGTGTTGTCGACGCTGGAGACCAGCATCAGGCCGGTGGCAGCGCCGGTCATGGCCACGGCCATGGCGAGTGATCTGAGTTTCATGCAATGCCTCTCGTTGTGTTGTGGCAATAGGCGTAGAGAGGCCCCCCTGGGCGGTTGACCCGCAGAGGGGCTTGGCGTGCCCGTCGTGAGCGACGCGCACGCGCGGACTCATGACGGGATCACTATAGCGAATCGGGCCGTCCGGGTGGCTAACTCTCAGTCCACGTTCTGCCGGTGGCGGCGTGCCGCCCGGGCCAGGCCCGGGCGGAGGCAGGCTAGAACTGCGCCGGCAGCCAGGTGGCGAGCCCCGGGAAGAAGGCCAGGGCCAGCAGCATGGCCAGCTGCAGCGCGATGAACGGCATGACGCCCTTGTAGATCGCCGAGGTGGGCACCGACTCCGGCGCCACGCCGCGCAGGTAGAAGAGCGCGAAGCCGAAGGGCGGCGTCAGGAAGGAGGTCTGCAGGTTGATGGCGATCATGATGCCCAGCCAGATGGGGTCGAGGCCCATGGCCAGCAGGATCGGACCGACGATGGGCACCACCACGAAGGTGATCTCGATGAAGTCGAGGATGAAGCCGAGCAGGAAGATCACCAGCATCACGATCAGCGTGGCCCCGACCACGCCGCCGGGCATGTTGTCGAACAGGTGGGTGACCAGCTCCTCGCCGCCGTAGGCCCGGAACACCAGCGAGAAGAGGGCGGCGCCGATCAGGATCAGGAACACCATGGTGGTGACGTGGGTCGTGGAGCGCAGCACCTCGCGGAGGGTGGCCAGGTCCAGGCGCCGATAGGCCAGGGCCAGCACCAGGGCCCCGAAGGCCCCCACCGCCGAGGCCTCGGTCGGGGTGGCGAAGCCGCCGAGGATCGAGCCCAGGACCACCACGATCAGCACGATAGGCGGCACCAGGCCCTTGAGGAGCAGCAGGCCGAGGCCGCCCTCGTGGCCGAGCTCCTCCATCAGGTCCCGGCGATCGACGGCCGGAGCGGAGCTCGGCTTGAGCCAGGCGGTGACGGCGACATAGGCGATGTAGAACACCACCAGCAACAGGCCGGGCACCAGGGCGCCCATGAAGAGGTCGCCCACCGAGACCGTCTTGGGGCTGAAGATGCCCATGGAGAGCTGCGCCTGCTGGTAGGCGGAGGAGAGCACGTCCCCCAGCAGCACCAGGGCGATGGAGGGCGGGATGATCTGGCCCAGGGTGCCCGTGGCGCAGATGGTGCCGGTGGCCAGCGGCATGCTGTAGCCACGCTTGAGCATGGTCGGCAGCGACATCAGGCCCATGGTGACCACGGTGGCGCCGACGATGCCGGTGGAGGCCGCCAGCAGCATCCCGACCAGGGTCACCGAGATGCCGAGCCCGCCGCGCAGCGAGCCGAACAGCAGGGCCATGGCCTCGAGCAGGGTCTCGGCGACCTTGGATTTCTCCAGCAGCACGCCCATCAGGACGAAGAGCGGCACCGCCAACAGGGTCTGGTTGGTCATGATGCCGTAGAGGCGATTGGGGAAGGCGCCCAGGTAACCGGGATCGAAGTGGGCATCGATGCCCAGGGTCTGGAGCCCCAGGCCGAGGCCGGCGAAGGCCAGCGCCGTGCCGGCCAGCGACAGGGCTACCGGGAAGCCGGCCATCAGCACCATGCAGATGACGACGAACAGGACCAGCGGCATGAACTCCAGCATTACAGGCGCTCCTCATGGGCTTCGTCGTCATGGGTGGCGGCGAGGCGCCCGGTCATCACGTAGGCATTCTTCACGGCCTCGACCAGGGCCTGCAGGATCATCAGGCCGGCGAACAGCGGGATCAGCGTCTTGAGCAGGAAGACGCCGGGGATGCCGCCGGAGTCGGGCGAGCCCTCGAAGATCGCCCAGGACTTGCTCACGTATCCGAGGCTCGACAGGATCACGAAGACCATCACCGGCAGCAGCAGGAAGAGGGTGCCGCAGAGGTCGACCAGTGCCTTGCGCTTCGGCGTCATCGCCCGGTAGAAGATGTCCACTCGCACATGGCCGTCGTGCTTGAGGGTCCAGGCGGCGGCCAGCATGAATACCACGGCGTGCATGTACATCACCGATTCCTGCATGGGGATGCTGTTGAAGCTGAAGGCGTAACGCAGCACCACGATCAGGAACTGGATAAGCATCATCGCCATGATCAGCCAGGAGAGGCTACGGCCTAGCCGCTCCGAGGCGTTGTCCAGCCAGGCGATGAAGCCCGGCAGCTCGCGGGATTGGGCCATGGGATTGGTCTCGCTGTGTCGGTCTGAGCGTTTGAAGGGGGCGGATGATCGCACATGGGCTGACCGTATGCCGCCCCGTTGGTTAACGCTGACTATACGGTATGGGGCCGGTGCCCGTCAGCGTCGCCGTCGCTCGGCGTCGCCCCGACCGGTGGTCAGGCAGGTCTCCAGGCAGGCGTCCGGCAGCCGCACGTCCACGGCGATGGGCAGGTGGTCAGAGAAGAGGTGTTCGAGCACCCGCACCTCGTCTGCCTGCAGGGAGTCGGAGAGCAGGATGTGGTCCAGCGCCCGGCGGGGCTGCCAGGAGGGGTAGCTCAGCGGGGGACGCACCGGATGCAGCGGCAGGGAGGAGCGGAAGCGCTCGTGGCCGTGGAGCTGGTCCGGCGTGCAGTTGAGATCCCCCATCACCACCACGTGGCGCAGGGGCCGGATGATCTCGCTGAGGTAGTCGAGCTGGCGCACCCGGCCACGATGGCTCAGCGCCAGGTGGGCGACGAACAGGTGCAGGGCGTCCGGTCCCTCGCCGAAGCGGGCATGGATGGCCCCGCGGCCGGGCAGGGTGCCCGGCAGGCGGTGCTCCTCGATCCGGGCCGGCGTCAGCCGCGAGAGCAGCCCGTTGCTGTGCTGGGCGATGCGGCCCAGGTTGCGGTTGAGCTGCTGGAAGTGGTGGGGGAAGCCGGCGTGGGTGGCGAGGTACTCCACCTGGTTGACATGGCTGGAGCGGAAGCTGCCCCCGTCGGCCTCCTGGAGGCCGACGATGTCGAAGCGGCCGAGCACCTCGCCGATCATGTCCAGGCGACGCAGCCGCTTCGGGTGCGGCAGCAGGTGCTGCCAGCTGCGCGTCAGGTAGTGGTGGTAGGCCGAGGTCTGGATGCCCACCTGCAGGTTGAAGGTGAGCAGCTTCAGGTGACCGCCGTCGAGCAGCGGTGTCCGTGCCTCGGCCAGCTGTGTCATCTCAGTCAGCACGCTCCTCGCGGACCTTCTCGACCAGCGCGCCGGCGATCTGCGGCATGTTGTCGAGGCTGCCGGCCGTGCTCGGCGACACCAGGTAGCGGCCGTCGACGACCAGGGCCGGCACGCCCATCAGCTGCATCTGGCGCATGCGGGCATGGGCCTGGTTCACCGTGCCCTTCACCCCGAAGGAGTTCAGCGCCGCCAGGGCCTCTTCCTCGCTGACCCCGTAGTCGCTGAAGAAGGCGGCGATATCGTCGGGGGTGTTGAGGCGGCGACCCTCCTCATGGATGGCGTGGAAGAAGTCGTCGTGAAGCGCGTCGCCGATCCCCAGCTGCTGGGCCGCATAGAAGGCGAAGGCATGCGTGTTCCAGTCCCCGCCCATGGTGGCCGGCATGCGCTGGAAGGCCACGTCCTCGGGGAGCTCGGCAACCCAGGCGTTGAGCGGGTCCTCGAGGTTGTAGCAGTGCGGGCAGCCGTACCAGAAGGCCTCGGTCACCTCGATGCGTCCGTCCTCGACCTGGGTCTCCACCGGGTTGTCGAGCACCTTGTAGTGCTCGCCCTCGACGAGGGGGGCGGCCGATACCAAGGATGACAGGCCGAGGCCGGCCAGGGCAACCATCAGGGTCTTCAGCATGGGGGCTCTCCTAGGGTGCAACACCTTGAATGAAACATGATCCGGGTGCCGGCGGGCGGCACGTCGCTGGGTTTGATGTCCCACTGGCGGACGGGTTCCCCGGAGACGCCGAAGGCGGCCAAAGGCCGCCCTCGGAGTGCCGGGTCCACGCGCCGGGGCAGGCTCAGTGCAGGCCGCGCACGTAGTTGGCCACGGCGGTCATGTCGCCATCGCTCATCTTGCTGGCGATGTCGCGCATCATGGCGGCCGGGTCGTTGGCCCGCTCGCCGGCGGCAAAGGCCTGCAGGGTGGAGACCACGTAGTCGCTCTTCTGGCCGGAGAGCGCCGGATAGACGGCGCTGCCGATTCCCTGGCCGGTCGGGGTGTGGCAGGCCGAGCAGGCCGGGATGCCCTTGGCCATGTCACCGGCCCGGTAGAGCTGGCGGCCACGCTCGACCAGCGCCTCGTCGGCATCGGCCTGGCCCAGGGCGGGGTCCTTGCCGGCGAAGTACTTGGCCACGTCCCAGGCGTCCTGGTCGGAGAAGTTGTCCACCTGGCCGGCCATCTGCGGCACCATGCGGTTGCCGTCGCGGATGTCCATGATCTGCTTGGCCAGGTAGGAGGTCTGCTGGCCGGCCAGGTTGGGGAAGGCGCCGGACGGGCTGATGCCCTCCTGGCCATGGCAGGCGGCGCACGCCTGCGCCTTTTCCCGACCCGCTGCCGCATCGGCATCCGCTTGAAGGTCCGCATGGGCCACGCCGACCGCGCCCATGGTGATTGCCAGGCTTGCCAGTAGCTTTCTCATCGCAGTTCCACTTTCCCGTTACGTTGTTGGCCGGTACGTACCCCGGGTGCTGCCCGGGCTTGGTCCGGGTGCCCTGTGGCCGGTCGTCGCCGACGCCCTGTGGTCGGTCGCTGACGGCCGGAGCACGGTGGTATACTTGCGCGCCCCGGGTCGCAGACAAAGACACTGCATTATAACGGAACACCCGAGCCGCGGGAATGCAAGCCGTGGTGCCCTTGATCAACGTCAGGATTCTCCCGCCATGTCGCGACTCAACTATCAGGCCTCCCGCTTTCTCACCAGCGCGCCGACCCTGGCCAAGTGTCCGCCGGATGACGGGGCCGAGGTGGCCTTTGCCGGTCGATCCAATGCCGGCAAGTCCAGTGCCATCAATGCCTTGACCCGCCAGAAGGCGCTGGCCCGCACCTCCAAGACGCCGGGACGCACCCAGCTGATCAACTTCTTCGTGCTGGGCGAGGATACCGGCCATCGGCTGGTCGACCTGCCGGGCTACGGTTACGCCAAGGTGCCGGAGCAGGTCAAGCTGGAGTGGCAGCGCCATCTCTCCGACTACCTGCGGCGCCGGGGCTCGCTGCGTGGCCTGGTGCTGGTGATGGATGTGCGCCACCCGCTCTCGGAATTCGACCAGACCCTGCTGGGCTGGGCCGACGAGGCGGACATGCCGGTGCACATCCTGCTGACCAAGGCGGACAAGCTGAAGAGCGGGGCGGCGAAGAGTGCCCTGCAGCAGGTGCGCTCAAGGCTTCGCGAGTGGGAGGACCTGGTCAGCATCCAGCTGTTCTCCGCCCTCAAGAAGCAGGGCGTCGAGGAGGTGCATGAGCGCCTCGACCAGTGGCTGCTCGATGCGCCGGTGCCCGCCGGCGACTGACTAGCGCGTCGCCAGCCGTTCCAGCAGGGCCGGCAGCTCCCGGACATGTCGCAGGGGGTGCACGCCCTCGGGCAGCGAGCCTGCCGGCGGCGCCTCCGGGGCGATCCAGACGGCCCGCATGCCCAGGCGCAGCGCCGGCATCACGTCCTCCTTCCAGGAATCTCCCACATGCAGGGCCCGCGAGGGCGCCGTCTCGAGGCGTGCCAGGGCGGCCAGGAAGGGCCGGGCATCGGGCTTGGGGGCCTGGATCTCGCCGGCGGCGATGGCCACCTCGAAATGGCGGTGCAGGGCCAGGCGATGCAGCGCCAGGTTGCCGTTGGTGATGGCCCCCAGCCGGTAGCGGCGGCCGAGCCCCTCGAGCAGGGGCTCGACCTCGGGGTGGGGCGAGACGTCGAGGCGCAGCGCATGGAAGCGGTTCATGGCGGCGGACGCCCAGAGCCAGGCGGCGCTGCGCGTCAGGCCGAATGCCATCAACAGCTCCACCAGGGCGCGTTCGCGCAGCCAGCTGAAGTCGCCCCGCCGCAGCGGGTGTTGCTCGGCCAGTCGACGGCGGGCGGCCAGGTAGGCCGCCTGGGGGTAGCGGTCCGAGAAGCGGCCGAGCCCCGACGCTCCCCGGCGCGCCAGCCAGTCCGCCAGGGCCTCGTCGAGCCAGGCATAGTGGCCCGTCTCGGTTCGCTCCATCACCCCACGGTTGTCCCACAGGGTGTCGTCCAGGTCGAAGGTGATCGCCCGCAGGCTCATGACGGCTCGCCTTCATCGCCGCGGCGACGGCGGGCCCGCGGGTGGGCGGCGTCGTAGCTCGCCGCCAGGTGCTGCCAGTCGAGCCGGGTGTAGACCTGGGTGGTGGCGAGGTCCGCGTGGCCCAGCAGCTCCTGCACCGCCCGCAGGTCCTGGCTCGATTCCAGCAGGTGGCT from Halomonas aestuarii encodes:
- a CDS encoding c-type cytochrome, giving the protein MRKLLASLAITMGAVGVAHADLQADADAAAGREKAQACAACHGQEGISPSGAFPNLAGQQTSYLAKQIMDIRDGNRMVPQMAGQVDNFSDQDAWDVAKYFAGKDPALGQADADEALVERGRQLYRAGDMAKGIPACSACHTPTGQGIGSAVYPALSGQKSDYVVSTLQAFAAGERANDPAAMMRDIASKMSDGDMTAVANYVRGLH
- a CDS encoding TRAP transporter large permease, which translates into the protein MLEFMPLVLFVVICMVLMAGFPVALSLAGTALAFAGLGLGLQTLGIDAHFDPGYLGAFPNRLYGIMTNQTLLAVPLFVLMGVLLEKSKVAETLLEAMALLFGSLRGGLGISVTLVGMLLAASTGIVGATVVTMGLMSLPTMLKRGYSMPLATGTICATGTLGQIIPPSIALVLLGDVLSSAYQQAQLSMGIFSPKTVSVGDLFMGALVPGLLLVVFYIAYVAVTAWLKPSSAPAVDRRDLMEELGHEGGLGLLLLKGLVPPIVLIVVVLGSILGGFATPTEASAVGAFGALVLALAYRRLDLATLREVLRSTTHVTTMVFLILIGAALFSLVFRAYGGEELVTHLFDNMPGGVVGATLIVMLVIFLLGFILDFIEITFVVVPIVGPILLAMGLDPIWLGIMIAINLQTSFLTPPFGFALFYLRGVAPESVPTSAIYKGVMPFIALQLAMLLALAFFPGLATWLPAQF
- a CDS encoding TRAP transporter small permease subunit, yielding MAQSRELPGFIAWLDNASERLGRSLSWLIMAMMLIQFLIVVLRYAFSFNSIPMQESVMYMHAVVFMLAAAWTLKHDGHVRVDIFYRAMTPKRKALVDLCGTLFLLLPVMVFVILSSLGYVSKSWAIFEGSPDSGGIPGVFLLKTLIPLFAGLMILQALVEAVKNAYVMTGRLAATHDDEAHEERL
- a CDS encoding thiol:disulfide interchange protein DsbA/DsbL codes for the protein MLKTLMVALAGLGLSSLVSAAPLVEGEHYKVLDNPVETQVEDGRIEVTEAFWYGCPHCYNLEDPLNAWVAELPEDVAFQRMPATMGGDWNTHAFAFYAAQQLGIGDALHDDFFHAIHEEGRRLNTPDDIAAFFSDYGVSEEEALAALNSFGVKGTVNQAHARMRQMQLMGVPALVVDGRYLVSPSTAGSLDNMPQIAGALVEKVREERAD
- a CDS encoding HAD family hydrolase, whose product is MSLRAITFDLDDTLWDNRGVMERTETGHYAWLDEALADWLARRGASGLGRFSDRYPQAAYLAARRRLAEQHPLRRGDFSWLRERALVELLMAFGLTRSAAWLWASAAMNRFHALRLDVSPHPEVEPLLEGLGRRYRLGAITNGNLALHRLALHRHFEVAIAAGEIQAPKPDARPFLAALARLETAPSRALHVGDSWKEDVMPALRLGMRAVWIAPEAPPAGSLPEGVHPLRHVRELPALLERLATR
- a CDS encoding endonuclease/exonuclease/phosphatase family protein, with product MTQLAEARTPLLDGGHLKLLTFNLQVGIQTSAYHHYLTRSWQHLLPHPKRLRRLDMIGEVLGRFDIVGLQEADGGSFRSSHVNQVEYLATHAGFPHHFQQLNRNLGRIAQHSNGLLSRLTPARIEEHRLPGTLPGRGAIHARFGEGPDALHLFVAHLALSHRGRVRQLDYLSEIIRPLRHVVVMGDLNCTPDQLHGHERFRSSLPLHPVRPPLSYPSWQPRRALDHILLSDSLQADEVRVLEHLFSDHLPIAVDVRLPDACLETCLTTGRGDAERRRR
- the yihA gene encoding ribosome biogenesis GTP-binding protein YihA/YsxC, with the protein product MSRLNYQASRFLTSAPTLAKCPPDDGAEVAFAGRSNAGKSSAINALTRQKALARTSKTPGRTQLINFFVLGEDTGHRLVDLPGYGYAKVPEQVKLEWQRHLSDYLRRRGSLRGLVLVMDVRHPLSEFDQTLLGWADEADMPVHILLTKADKLKSGAAKSALQQVRSRLREWEDLVSIQLFSALKKQGVEEVHERLDQWLLDAPVPAGD